A single window of Rhizobium indicum DNA harbors:
- a CDS encoding VOC family protein, with the protein MIRIDRLDHLVLTVADIATTCDFYSRILGMSVETFAEGRKALKFGRQKINLHQAGHEFDPKARHPTPGSGDLCFIAETPLADVIADLQAADVAIEEGPVERTGATGRLRSVYFRDPDGNLIEVSNLIA; encoded by the coding sequence ATGATCCGCATAGACCGTCTTGACCATCTCGTGCTGACCGTCGCCGATATCGCCACCACCTGCGATTTTTATTCCCGCATCCTCGGCATGTCGGTCGAAACCTTTGCGGAAGGCCGCAAGGCGCTGAAATTCGGCAGGCAGAAGATCAACCTGCACCAGGCCGGCCACGAATTCGATCCCAAGGCGAGACACCCCACACCCGGCTCCGGCGACCTCTGCTTCATCGCCGAGACACCGCTTGCCGATGTCATTGCTGATCTACAGGCCGCGGACGTTGCGATCGAAGAGGGTCCGGTCGAACGCACTGGTGCGACAGGACGTCTGCGCTCGGTCTATTTCAGAGATCCTGACGGCAACCTCATCGAAGTCTCCAATCTGATTGCCTGA
- a CDS encoding DUF917 domain-containing protein has product MGRILVEKDVEAAVKGGSVYAAGGGGWADHGRMLGLAAVNVGKPELVSIDELKDEEWIATAAAIGAPASTTPWEMQGIDYVKAVQLLQETLGERLSGLIIGQNGKSSTLNGWLPSAILGTKVVDAVGDIRAHPTGDMGSIGMAGSPEPMIQTAVGGNRAENRYIELVVKGATAKISPVLRAAADQSGGFIASCRNPLRASYVRTHAALGGISMALALGEAIIAAEKRGGSAVIDAICKTTGGHILAEGVITRKDVVYTKEAFDIGTIIVGSGGTSVTLHVMNEYMAVDDAGGGRLATFPAVITTLSPEGEPLSVGQLQEGMHVFILHVPMEIIPLSASVLDPTVYPVVEKAMGIEIARYALATKA; this is encoded by the coding sequence ATGGGACGCATACTGGTTGAGAAGGACGTGGAAGCCGCCGTCAAAGGCGGCTCCGTCTATGCCGCCGGCGGCGGCGGCTGGGCCGATCACGGGCGGATGCTTGGGCTTGCCGCTGTCAATGTCGGCAAGCCGGAGCTGGTCTCGATCGACGAGCTGAAGGACGAGGAGTGGATCGCAACCGCGGCCGCGATCGGCGCACCGGCCTCCACAACCCCCTGGGAAATGCAGGGCATCGACTATGTGAAGGCGGTGCAATTGCTGCAGGAGACGCTGGGCGAAAGGCTGTCCGGGCTGATCATCGGCCAGAACGGCAAGTCCTCGACGCTGAACGGCTGGCTGCCATCGGCGATCCTCGGCACCAAGGTGGTCGACGCCGTCGGCGATATCCGCGCACATCCGACGGGCGACATGGGCTCGATCGGCATGGCCGGATCGCCCGAGCCGATGATCCAGACCGCTGTCGGCGGCAATCGGGCCGAAAACCGTTATATCGAACTGGTGGTGAAGGGTGCGACGGCGAAGATCTCGCCGGTGCTGCGGGCTGCGGCCGACCAATCCGGCGGCTTCATCGCCAGCTGCCGCAATCCGCTCCGAGCCTCCTATGTCCGCACCCATGCGGCGCTCGGCGGCATCTCGATGGCGCTTGCGCTCGGCGAAGCGATCATCGCGGCGGAGAAGCGCGGCGGATCTGCCGTCATCGACGCGATCTGCAAGACGACGGGTGGCCATATCCTTGCCGAAGGCGTCATCACCCGCAAGGACGTCGTCTACACCAAGGAAGCCTTCGACATCGGCACGATCATCGTCGGCTCGGGCGGAACATCGGTGACGCTGCATGTGATGAACGAATATATGGCGGTGGACGACGCGGGTGGCGGGCGGCTAGCGACTTTCCCCGCCGTCATCACCACGCTTTCACCGGAGGGCGAGCCGCTTAGCGTCGGCCAGCTACAGGAGGGCATGCATGTCTTCATCCTGCATGTGCCGATGGAGATCATTCCGCTGTCGGCAAGCGTGCTCGATCCGACCGTCTATCCCGTCGTCGAAAAGGCGATGGGGATCGAGATCGCACGTTATGCACTGGCGACGAAGGCCTGA
- a CDS encoding TfoX/Sxy family protein yields the protein MARDPGLEELMREELGDRPGLAEKSMFGGWAFMLNGNLLCCARHDGMLIRLGKGDDGWALALPGVIQMLSGERVMHGWVRGNAEVYGDDALRRRLLDAALAYVESLPSK from the coding sequence GTGGCGCGCGATCCCGGCCTCGAAGAACTGATGCGTGAGGAACTCGGCGATCGGCCGGGCCTTGCCGAAAAATCCATGTTCGGCGGCTGGGCCTTCATGCTGAATGGCAATCTTCTCTGCTGCGCGCGCCATGACGGCATGCTGATCCGCCTCGGCAAGGGCGATGACGGCTGGGCGCTGGCTCTGCCGGGCGTGATCCAGATGCTGTCGGGCGAGCGGGTGATGCATGGCTGGGTGCGCGGCAATGCCGAAGTTTACGGCGACGATGCTCTGAGACGGCGTCTGCTCGATGCAGCACTTGCCTATGTGGAATCGCTGCCGAGCAAATAG
- a CDS encoding antitoxin: METAKIFWSGCSQAVLLPKEFRFDGDSVAIRRQGRAIIIEPISDDWDWLADLAGPVDADFATAVEEQPAGQE, translated from the coding sequence ATGGAAACAGCAAAGATCTTCTGGTCGGGGTGTTCTCAAGCCGTCCTGCTCCCCAAGGAATTCCGTTTCGACGGCGACAGCGTCGCCATTCGACGGCAGGGGCGTGCGATCATTATCGAGCCGATTTCCGATGATTGGGACTGGCTTGCCGACCTGGCCGGTCCGGTCGATGCCGATTTTGCAACAGCGGTGGAAGAACAGCCTGCTGGGCAGGAGTGA
- a CDS encoding Zn-dependent hydrolase, protein MSRNLPVNASQIAEDIETLAGITEPGHPWTRRAFSPLFLDGRAYIEVRMKAAGLETRIDAAGNLIGRRTGRKPWLGTIMVGSHSDTVPDGGRFDGIAGVISALEVARALRDQDIELDHDLEIVDFLAEEVSIFGVSCIGSRGMTGQLPEAWLSRVSDGRDLAEGIAQVGGRPDVLMQQNRPDIAGFLELHIEQGPVLEAEKQDIGIVTAISGITRIEITVEGRADHAGTTPMDRRADALVAASQLVLDIRNAAAELAKTPGHFAATVGEFRIEPNAANVVPSKVVLLIDGRAEIRADMEAFCRWLDGHVEKLAGAYSVTIKAPNRISDNLPTPGDAGLLSTLEAACERVGAKHRRMASGAGHDTAWIAKVAPAAMIFVPCREGRSHSADEWADNDDIALGAAVLFEAVREMDKSLNQEKANGTHTG, encoded by the coding sequence ATGAGCCGCAATCTTCCCGTCAATGCCAGCCAGATCGCTGAAGATATCGAGACGCTGGCCGGGATCACCGAGCCGGGGCATCCCTGGACACGGCGGGCTTTCTCGCCGCTCTTTCTCGATGGCCGGGCCTATATCGAGGTACGGATGAAGGCGGCGGGGCTGGAAACGCGGATCGATGCCGCCGGCAATCTGATCGGACGACGGACAGGCCGGAAACCGTGGCTCGGCACGATCATGGTCGGCTCGCATTCCGACACGGTGCCGGACGGCGGCCGCTTTGACGGCATTGCCGGGGTCATCTCGGCGCTGGAGGTGGCGCGGGCGTTGCGCGACCAGGACATCGAGCTCGATCACGATCTCGAAATCGTCGATTTTCTTGCCGAAGAGGTCAGCATCTTCGGCGTGTCCTGTATCGGCAGCCGCGGCATGACCGGCCAACTGCCGGAGGCCTGGCTTTCGCGCGTCAGCGACGGGCGCGACCTGGCCGAGGGCATCGCTCAGGTCGGTGGCAGACCCGATGTGCTGATGCAGCAGAACAGGCCCGATATAGCAGGTTTTCTCGAGCTTCATATCGAACAAGGTCCGGTGCTCGAAGCCGAAAAGCAGGATATCGGCATCGTCACCGCGATATCAGGCATCACCCGCATCGAGATCACCGTCGAAGGGCGGGCCGACCATGCCGGCACGACGCCGATGGACCGGCGGGCGGATGCGCTGGTGGCGGCGTCACAGCTGGTGCTCGACATCCGCAACGCCGCTGCAGAGCTTGCCAAAACACCGGGCCATTTTGCAGCAACGGTCGGCGAATTCCGCATCGAGCCTAATGCCGCCAATGTCGTGCCGTCAAAGGTGGTGCTGCTGATCGATGGACGCGCGGAAATCCGCGCCGACATGGAGGCATTCTGCCGCTGGCTCGACGGCCATGTCGAAAAGCTGGCAGGGGCCTACAGCGTGACGATCAAGGCGCCGAACCGGATTTCCGACAATCTGCCGACGCCTGGCGATGCCGGGCTGCTGTCGACGTTGGAGGCTGCCTGCGAGCGGGTCGGCGCGAAGCACAGGCGAATGGCCTCCGGCGCGGGGCACGATACGGCCTGGATCGCCAAGGTGGCACCGGCAGCGATGATCTTCGTGCCCTGCCGGGAAGGCCGCAGCCATTCGGCCGACGAGTGGGCTGACAATGACGATATCGCGCTCGGCGCCGCCGTGCTTTTCGAAGCGGTGCGCGAAATGGACAAGAGCTTGAATCAGGAGAAGGCGAATGGGACGCATACTGGTTGA
- a CDS encoding urocanate hydratase: MPKANPRHPKFPIPGGPELRAKGWRQEALLRLLENVLSVGEDPDNLIVYAALGKAARNWAAHRGIVKALTEMEENQTLLIQSGKPIGLVRTHAKAPLVIMANCNIVGQWAKAEVFYELQRNGLICWGGLTAGAWQYIGSQGVIQGTYEIFMRIAERRFGGDLLGRFVLTAGLGGMGGAQPLAGRMAGAAILCVDIDPERARKRQQIGYLQEIAPDLDTALQMIDAAVKDKRALSVGLVGNAAEVYPEIARRGIVPDIVTDQTSAHDLVYGYVPKGMNLAQVKGLRDDGQGQLMAASRASIVDHVTAMLEFQKRGSEVFDNGNLIRTQAKEGGVANAFDIPIFTEAYLRPLFARAIGPFRWMALSGEESDIARIDDLLLEMFPDNKIITNWIRLAREHVPFEGLPARIAWLGHGERTALARRVNALVASGELKGPVAFSRDHLDAGAMAHPNIMTEGMKDGSDAIADWPLIDAMMLCSSMADLVVIHSGGGGYAGYMTSCGVTVIADGTDAADERLDHALTNDTALGVMRYADAGYEEALDEVAKKDVPYIRLG; the protein is encoded by the coding sequence ATGCCGAAGGCCAATCCACGTCATCCGAAATTTCCGATTCCCGGCGGGCCGGAACTGCGGGCCAAAGGCTGGCGGCAGGAGGCGCTGCTGCGGCTGCTCGAAAACGTGCTCTCCGTCGGTGAGGATCCCGACAATCTGATCGTCTATGCCGCGCTCGGCAAGGCGGCCCGCAACTGGGCGGCGCACAGAGGCATCGTCAAGGCGCTGACCGAGATGGAAGAGAACCAGACGCTGCTCATCCAGTCCGGCAAGCCGATCGGGCTCGTTCGAACGCATGCCAAGGCGCCGCTCGTCATCATGGCGAACTGCAATATTGTCGGGCAATGGGCAAAGGCCGAAGTGTTCTACGAGCTGCAGCGCAATGGACTGATCTGCTGGGGCGGGCTGACGGCCGGCGCCTGGCAATATATCGGCAGCCAAGGCGTCATCCAGGGCACGTACGAGATCTTCATGCGCATTGCCGAGCGGCGCTTCGGCGGCGATCTCCTCGGCCGGTTCGTGCTAACGGCCGGTCTTGGCGGCATGGGCGGAGCGCAGCCGCTCGCCGGCCGCATGGCGGGGGCTGCGATCCTCTGTGTCGACATCGATCCGGAGCGTGCCCGCAAGCGCCAGCAGATCGGTTATCTCCAGGAAATCGCGCCCGATCTCGACACCGCCCTTCAGATGATCGATGCGGCGGTGAAGGATAAGCGGGCGCTTTCCGTCGGGCTCGTCGGCAATGCGGCGGAAGTCTATCCCGAGATCGCCCGGCGCGGCATCGTGCCCGATATCGTCACCGACCAGACCTCGGCGCATGACCTCGTCTATGGCTACGTGCCGAAAGGCATGAACCTCGCTCAGGTCAAGGGCCTGCGCGACGATGGCCAGGGGCAATTGATGGCGGCAAGCCGCGCCTCGATCGTCGACCATGTGACGGCGATGCTGGAATTCCAGAAACGTGGCTCGGAAGTCTTCGATAATGGCAACCTGATCCGCACGCAGGCCAAGGAGGGCGGCGTTGCCAATGCCTTCGACATTCCGATCTTCACCGAAGCCTATCTCAGGCCGCTGTTTGCCCGGGCGATTGGCCCATTCCGCTGGATGGCGCTATCGGGCGAGGAGAGCGATATCGCCCGGATTGACGACCTGCTGCTCGAGATGTTCCCCGACAACAAGATCATAACCAACTGGATCCGGCTGGCGCGCGAGCATGTGCCCTTCGAAGGGCTGCCGGCCCGCATCGCCTGGCTCGGCCACGGCGAACGCACGGCACTCGCAAGGCGCGTCAACGCGCTGGTTGCGAGCGGCGAACTCAAAGGCCCGGTCGCCTTCTCCCGCGACCATCTCGACGCCGGCGCCATGGCGCATCCGAATATCATGACTGAGGGGATGAAGGACGGCTCGGATGCGATCGCCGACTGGCCGCTGATCGATGCGATGATGCTCTGCTCGTCGATGGCCGATCTGGTCGTCATCCATTCCGGCGGCGGCGGTTATGCGGGCTATATGACGAGCTGCGGCGTCACCGTCATCGCCGACGGCACGGATGCCGCAGACGAACGGCTCGACCATGCACTGACCAACGATACGGCGCTTGGCGTCATGCGTTACGCCGATGCCGGTTATGAGGAGGCGCTGGACGAGGTGGCGAAGAAGGATGTGCCCTATATCCGGCTTGGTTGA
- a CDS encoding dihydroorotase, with product MDFDLVLQGTVVLPDRIVEEGYVAVRDGKIAEVGLGVPPAGRERHLLGKALILPGAIDAQVHSLSQKDQEDFIWSTRSAAAGGVTVIVDMPYDEGNLVCSAAAVKRKIGHAGPQARVDFALYGTVDPEEGPARIREMVEAGVAAFKFSTFGTDPKRFPRIPPALLDACFAAIAPTGLTVGVHNEDDEAVRTYMEQVKASGITDWRAHGLSRPPITELLAMHTIFETGANTGCPAHVVHCSLGRGYDIARAYRRDGFAATVECCIHYLTLDEENDVKRLGGKAKINPPVRPRAEVERLWRKVAEGDVWLVSTDHVSWSENRKTNPDMLANASGVPGLEVMVPLFVKGAVERGIPLTWAARLMAENPAKHFRLDHIKGALTPGKDADIVVLEPRDSVYDAAASGNNVVGWSPYNGIRLPWTVSATYLRGEKIAEGAKVLAKPGNGRFVRPLPRQVIAGAEA from the coding sequence ATGGACTTCGATCTCGTTCTGCAGGGCACAGTGGTGCTGCCGGACCGCATTGTCGAAGAGGGCTATGTCGCCGTGCGCGACGGCAAAATCGCCGAGGTCGGCCTCGGCGTACCGCCGGCGGGCCGCGAACGGCATCTGCTCGGAAAAGCGCTGATCCTGCCCGGTGCGATCGACGCGCAGGTGCATTCGCTTTCCCAGAAAGACCAGGAGGATTTCATCTGGTCGACGCGCTCGGCGGCGGCCGGCGGGGTGACTGTCATTGTCGACATGCCCTATGACGAAGGCAATCTCGTCTGCTCGGCAGCGGCGGTGAAGCGGAAGATCGGCCATGCCGGTCCGCAGGCGCGGGTCGATTTCGCGCTTTACGGCACCGTCGATCCGGAAGAAGGCCCGGCGCGCATCCGTGAAATGGTGGAGGCAGGCGTTGCGGCCTTCAAGTTTTCGACCTTCGGCACCGACCCCAAGCGCTTTCCGCGCATTCCGCCGGCCCTGCTCGACGCCTGCTTTGCGGCAATCGCGCCGACGGGACTGACGGTGGGCGTGCACAATGAAGACGACGAGGCGGTGCGCACTTACATGGAACAGGTGAAGGCGAGCGGCATCACGGACTGGCGGGCGCACGGCCTGTCGCGGCCGCCGATCACCGAACTGCTGGCGATGCATACGATCTTCGAGACCGGCGCCAATACCGGCTGCCCGGCGCATGTGGTGCACTGCTCGCTCGGGCGCGGCTACGATATCGCGCGCGCCTATCGCCGCGATGGCTTTGCGGCAACGGTCGAATGCTGCATCCACTACCTGACGCTCGACGAGGAAAACGACGTGAAGCGCCTCGGCGGCAAGGCGAAGATCAATCCGCCTGTGCGGCCGCGCGCCGAGGTGGAGAGGCTCTGGCGGAAGGTGGCGGAGGGTGACGTCTGGCTGGTCTCGACCGATCACGTCAGCTGGTCGGAAAACCGCAAGACCAATCCCGACATGCTCGCCAACGCCTCGGGCGTTCCCGGCCTCGAGGTGATGGTGCCGCTTTTCGTCAAAGGTGCCGTGGAACGCGGCATTCCGCTGACATGGGCCGCCAGGCTGATGGCAGAGAACCCGGCGAAGCATTTCCGGCTCGACCATATCAAGGGCGCGCTGACCCCGGGCAAGGATGCCGATATCGTCGTGCTGGAGCCGCGCGACAGTGTCTATGATGCCGCAGCCAGCGGCAACAACGTCGTCGGCTGGAGCCCCTATAACGGCATCCGCCTGCCCTGGACCGTTTCCGCCACCTATCTCAGGGGCGAAAAGATCGCCGAGGGCGCGAAGGTGCTGGCCAAGCCCGGCAATGGGCGCTTCGTGCGACCGCTGCCGCGCCAGGTCATTGCGGGAGCTGAAGCATGA
- a CDS encoding MFS transporter, whose translation MPTSAHAAKTAETTAILGQKHYLTRGTGAYRRASLALFLSGFSTFSLLYCVQPLLPIFSQQFSVSPAESSLSLSLSTGFLAVAIVCAAAVSEGLGRRSLMSISLVGAALLTIATAFAPNWHLLLVIRALQGLVLGGVPAVAMAYLAEEIDPRGLGATMGLYVGGTAFGGMSGRVLTGIFAEYLTWRPALFIIGAIGLAAAIGFITLLPPSRNFVRRPGFDPRFHAKAWLGHLTNPALPFIFAIAFLAMGSFVTIYNYAGFRLVASPYDLNQTELGLIFTVYLFGIGASSIGGLLGDRIGHFSVLLFGLVLTAAGSALTLAASLPVIILGITVLTTGFFMSHSIASGLVGKLAHGTKGHASSLYMLAYYVGSSLMGSAGGWFFAVEGWAAVVIFTLAMLALAFVSACFAQQFAGRKA comes from the coding sequence ATGCCGACGTCAGCGCATGCCGCGAAGACCGCCGAGACAACCGCGATCCTAGGGCAGAAGCACTACCTGACCCGTGGCACCGGCGCCTATCGCCGCGCCAGCCTGGCACTCTTCCTGTCCGGATTCTCCACCTTCTCGCTACTCTATTGCGTCCAGCCGCTGCTGCCGATCTTCTCGCAGCAATTCTCCGTCAGTCCGGCCGAAAGCTCGCTGTCCCTCTCGCTCTCCACCGGTTTCCTCGCGGTCGCCATCGTCTGTGCGGCTGCCGTCTCGGAAGGCCTTGGCCGCCGCAGCCTGATGTCGATATCGCTGGTCGGCGCGGCATTGCTGACCATCGCCACGGCCTTTGCCCCGAACTGGCACCTTCTGCTCGTCATCCGCGCCCTGCAGGGCCTCGTTCTCGGCGGCGTGCCGGCCGTCGCCATGGCCTATCTCGCCGAGGAAATCGATCCGCGCGGCCTTGGCGCTACCATGGGCCTCTATGTCGGCGGCACGGCCTTCGGCGGCATGTCCGGCCGTGTGTTGACCGGCATCTTCGCCGAATATCTCACCTGGCGTCCGGCGCTCTTCATCATCGGCGCCATCGGCCTTGCCGCCGCGATCGGCTTCATCACCCTCCTGCCGCCATCACGCAATTTCGTCCGCCGGCCGGGCTTCGATCCGCGCTTTCATGCAAAAGCCTGGCTCGGCCATCTCACCAATCCAGCGCTGCCTTTCATCTTCGCCATCGCCTTCCTGGCGATGGGCTCCTTCGTGACGATCTACAATTATGCCGGTTTCCGCCTGGTGGCGTCGCCTTACGACCTCAACCAGACCGAACTCGGGCTGATCTTCACCGTCTATCTCTTCGGCATCGGCGCCTCTTCGATCGGCGGTCTGCTCGGAGACCGGATCGGGCACTTTTCCGTGCTTCTCTTCGGTCTGGTACTCACCGCCGCCGGCAGCGCGCTGACGCTCGCGGCCTCGCTCCCGGTCATCATCCTCGGTATAACAGTGCTCACGACCGGCTTCTTCATGAGCCATTCCATCGCCAGCGGCCTTGTCGGCAAGCTGGCGCATGGCACCAAGGGGCACGCCTCATCGCTCTATATGCTCGCCTATTATGTCGGCTCCAGCCTCATGGGTTCGGCGGGCGGCTGGTTCTTCGCGGTTGAAGGCTGGGCCGCGGTCGTTATCTTCACGCTTGCCATGCTGGCGCTGGCCTTTGTCTCCGCCTGTTTTGCCCAGCAATTCGCGGGGAGAAAAGCATGA
- a CDS encoding LysR family transcriptional regulator produces the protein MELRHLRYFLAVAEEGNFTRAAGKLGIGQPPLSQQIRDLEREVGAALFHRVPHGAELTAAGAAFLGEAKASLAAAEKAKLAAQSANRGETGRLSLGFTASSAFNPVVSTTIRRFRARWPEVQLSLTEMNTLALMQKLERGELDATFMRPSLDDPAGIRLRRLPDEPMVIALPASHPLTRHPSLPLAALADEPFILFPRLVGLSLYDDVVLACRKAGFELTVAQEAPQISSVVNLVAADLGVSIVPASISQIKLEGVAYRPIEGPPAVARLALAMLKTHRSPVTENLISLLST, from the coding sequence ATGGAGCTGCGGCATTTGAGATATTTTCTCGCGGTGGCAGAAGAAGGCAATTTCACCCGTGCCGCCGGCAAGCTCGGCATCGGGCAGCCACCGCTCAGCCAGCAGATCCGCGACCTGGAAAGGGAAGTGGGCGCGGCGCTGTTTCATCGCGTCCCGCACGGCGCCGAATTGACGGCGGCGGGCGCGGCCTTCCTCGGCGAAGCAAAGGCTTCGCTGGCGGCTGCGGAAAAGGCGAAGCTTGCGGCGCAAAGCGCCAATCGCGGCGAGACCGGCCGGCTGTCGCTCGGTTTCACCGCTTCCTCCGCCTTCAATCCCGTGGTCAGCACGACGATCCGCCGGTTTCGCGCGCGCTGGCCGGAGGTGCAGCTGTCGCTGACGGAAATGAATACGCTGGCGCTGATGCAGAAGCTGGAACGCGGCGAGCTCGACGCCACCTTCATGCGTCCCAGCCTGGACGATCCCGCCGGCATCCGGCTGCGGCGACTGCCGGATGAGCCGATGGTGATCGCCCTGCCCGCCAGCCATCCCTTGACGCGGCACCCCAGCCTGCCGCTTGCGGCGCTGGCGGACGAACCCTTCATCCTCTTTCCCCGGCTCGTGGGCTTGAGCCTTTACGACGATGTCGTGCTTGCCTGCCGCAAGGCGGGATTCGAGCTGACCGTGGCGCAGGAGGCGCCGCAGATTTCCTCGGTCGTCAATCTGGTGGCGGCCGATCTCGGCGTCTCGATCGTGCCGGCCTCGATTTCGCAGATCAAGCTCGAAGGTGTGGCCTACCGGCCGATCGAGGGACCGCCGGCCGTGGCGCGCCTGGCGCTGGCAATGCTGAAAACACATCGCTCGCCGGTCACCGAGAACCTGATCAGCCTGCTGAGTACATGA